The Microplitis mediator isolate UGA2020A chromosome 8, iyMicMedi2.1, whole genome shotgun sequence genome has a window encoding:
- the LOC130673800 gene encoding uncharacterized protein LOC130673800 produces MYGIKHLHTTPYHPQANGLVERLHRQLKSALLCHQESWYDALPAVLLGLRAAWKDDIQTTPAELVYGEPIRLPGELLTPSNKTTPHDIINTLKRHFNSLAPAEMSRHGKHSVFCFRNLSTCSHVLVRNDQIGPSFSPPYEGPYRVITRHDKYFIVDFRGRQIAISVDRLKPVYEANSVDTTTMITNSQPINTATETVKRRVRFNI; encoded by the coding sequence ATGTACGGAATAAAACACCTACATACTACGCCGTATCATCCGCAAGCTAACGGTCTAGTCGAACGTTTACATCGTCAATTAAAGTCAGCACTCTTGTGTCATCAAGAGTCATGGTATGACGCATTACCAGCCGTTTTGCTCGGCTTACGCGCTGCTTGGAAAGACGACATACAGACGACACCGGCTGAATTAGTATACGGTGAGCCAATTCGTTTACCTGGCGAGTTACTCACTCCCAGTAACAAAACTACACCTCACGATATCATTAACACATTAAAAcgtcattttaattcattggCACCGGCCGAAATGTCGCGTCACGGCAAGCATTCTGTTTTCTGTTTCAGGAACCTTAGTACTTGCAGCCACGTACTGGTACGGAATGACCAGATTGGACCATCTTTCTCGCCGCCGTACGAGGGTCCATATCGTGTAATAACCCGACACGATAAATACTTCATCGTTGATTTTCGTGGACGACAAATCGCCATTTCTGTGGACAGATTAAAGCCGGTCTACGAGGCAAATTCAGTCGACACGACGACGATGATAACAAACTCCCAGCCGATTAACACAGCAACCGAGACCGTAAAACGCCGAGTCcggtttaatatttaa